Part of the Salvelinus namaycush isolate Seneca chromosome 25, SaNama_1.0, whole genome shotgun sequence genome is shown below.
aagaggaaggcattgatgctatggactggcccgcccgttccccagacctgaatccaattgagcacatctgggacatcatgtctcgctccatccaccaacgccacgttgcaccacagactgtccaggagttggcggatgctttagtccaggtctgggaggagatccctcaggagaccatccgccacctcatcaggagcatgcccaggcgttgtagggaggtcatacaggcacgtggaggccacacacactactgagcctcattttgacttgttttaaggacattacatcaaagttggatcagcctgttgtgtggttttccactttaattttgagtgtgactccaaatccagacctccatgggttgataaatttgatttccattgataatttttgtgtgattttgttgtcagcacattcaactatgtaaagagaagtatttaataagaatatttcattcattcagatctaggatgtgttattttagtgttccctttatttttttgagcagtgtatttaatcACCACCCACCAGAACATGAATAAAGTTAGCAGGACAGTCAATTTCATTATTCATTTTACATCTATGCCTAGCCTtagactacactcttagaaattgTTCTTGGCTGtcaccataggagaaccctttttggttccatgtaaaacccaatagagttctacctagaaccaaaaagggttctcctttaGGGACAGccgtagaacccttttggaacccttctttctaagagtgtacagtatgcCTGCCTCCTGAAAAGTAGGAGACCATCAATCACTGGAAttgttttatacatttatttaaaacaTAATTGAAGTTATTGACATTTATGAATAAACAATATAAGTTAGATACTAATTTACCTTTTTGCATGTAGTCATATTTCCTCTTCCTTGGTCggggttggatggggtaggatTGGGTTGGATGGGATGGGGTTGACTGTCATGCTCAGTGAGTTGGAGTTTTTTTTAAAGGTGACAGGACTTTCTCCCCGTCTTCTTTGGTTTGGTGTGGGTGTAGCTGGTCTCCTGGGTGGTGGGGGTTATTGGGGGTTTAACCTGGTTGGGGATCCGGGTGAAGCTGGTCTCCTGGGTGGTGGGGGATATCGAGGGTTCAACCTGGTTGAGGATGGGGGTGTAGCTGGTCTCCTGGGTGGTGGGGGATTTCGGGGGTTCAGCCTGGTTGAGGATGGGGGTGTAGCTGGTCTCCTGGGTGGTGGGGGATATCGGGGGTTCAGCCTAGTTGAGGATGGGGGTGTAGCTGGTCTCCTGGGGGGCAACTGTATCAGACAGTTCTTGGGCAGCAATAGGAGGAGGGTTGTAGTGTGGGGGTATGGGTGTTGATTGCCACTGCGAAATAGAACATATTAAGGAAATGGGACAGACAAGTGGACAACAGTTTCCAATTGGCAGAGGTGAGcatgtatatttaagcaataaggcccgaggaggtgtggtatatggcaatataccacggctaagggctgttcttaagcatgacgcaatatggagtgcctggatataaccgtggtatattggccaggGTGGTAGGTGTTTAGGGTCTGAAGAGAAGGGTGGTAGGTGTGAAGGGTCTGAAGAGAAGGGCGGTAGGTGTGAAGGGTCTGAAGAGAAGGGCGGTAGGTGTGAAGGGTCTGAAGAGAAGGGCGGTAGGTGTGAAGGGTCTGAAGAGAAGGGCGGTAGGTGTGAAGGGTCTGAAGAGAAGGGCGGTAGGTGTGAAGGGTCTGAAGAGAAGGGCGGTAGGTGTGAAGGGTCTGAAGAGAAGGGCGGTAGGTGTGAAGGGTCTGAAGAGAAGGGCGGTAGGTGTGAAGGGTCTGAAGAGAAGGGCGGTAGGTGTGAAGGGTCTGAAGAGAAGGGCGGTAGGTGTGAAGGGTCTGAAGAGAAGGGCGGTAGGTGTGAAGGGTCTGAAGAGAAGGGCGGTAGGTGTGAAGGGtctgaagagaagagaagggcgGTAGGTGTGAAGGGTCTGAAGAGAAGGGCGGTAGGTGTGAAGGGTCTGAAGAGAAGGGCGGTAGGTGTGAAGGGTCTGAAGAGAAGGGCGGTAGGTGTGAAGGGTCTGAAGAGAAGGGCGGTAGGTGTGAAGGGTCTGAAGAGAAGGGCGGTAGGTGTAGGTCTGAGGAGAAGGGCGGTAGGTGTAGGTCTGAGGAGAAGGGCGGTAGGTGTAGGTCTGAGGAGAAGGGCGGTAGGTGTAGGTCTGAGGAGAAGGGCGGTAGGTGTAGGTCTGAGGAGAAGGGCGGTAGGTGTAGGTCTGAGGAGAAGGGCGGTAGGTGTAGGTCTGAGGAGAAGGGCGGTAGGTGTAGGTCTGAGGAGAAGGGCGGTAGGTGTAGGTCTGAGGAGAAGGGTGGTAGGTGTGAAGGGTCTTTATTTGGAGCTGCAAAGTAAAGAGAATTAAACAAGTTTAGAATTGTATTTCACAGCTGTATATGTAGGATActtattttaataaaaaaatttAACTGAGCATTAAAATGTACTTAATTTGTAAGTGGATTACATcacaaaaaatgtaaagaatGTGAATGATGGATAACAAGATGACCATTGGATAGATTCACTGTGGATGGGAGCATTGCTGTCTGGTGGTCCCAATTCATCCATTGTTTGGAATTGTTTTCTCCACAAGATCTAAAACTGTCTTTAGAAAGACTTTGCAAAGACAAGTTGAACCAGCTCTAttaggcaggggtgtcaaactcattccacagagggccgagtGGCTGCTGGTTTaaggtttttcctttcaatgaaCACCTGGACAACCTAACCAAGGGAGGGGAGTTCCTTGTGACCTTCATTTATCAATCAAGGGTggagcaaaaacctgcagacactcgaaCCTCCCATGGTACGAGTTTGACACATGTGGATTAAAGTAATTAACCACTCAAACGAGTTTAATCAGGTGTGTAGATGTTGCCCAGAACAAAACCCTGTGCCCACCATGAAACTCCATAGACTGTAGCCTAGCTCGCTAAAGCTAGCTGAAACTGTTGAGTAGGCCAAAAGCTAAGATTTTGTTTGAAAACCTTGACAGATCAGTGAAAATGCATAGTGGTTTGAGAAATGTCGTAAAAAGCAATAAATCAATCTCCATAACATTACATACTAGCGATTAGAACCACGTGGTTTATTTGTATACTTCACTTACCGGGAAAGAGAATAATCGCATGGGAGGATCGGGTACGTTCCAAGTTGTCGTCATGATGCGCATTTGTGTTGTAGGTCAAATTACACAGATTCTGCACATACATTCAAACTGACTGGAAAAGCGTTTCTTAGATTCATTTAATTTGATATTCTTATATAAATTGAACACAGAAAGTAACCTCCCCTGCAGCCGATTGTGTTGACGAGCTGCAACGCGCTCCGCATTACATTGGGTTGAAGTTGCATATGTACAgtactgatcttgggtcagttttccGTTATTTTCTCGTACGACTTGGGGAGAGAAAGCAACATCACCCGCAAGGGTTTTGATCGGCCAACATATGTTTTCTGACTGCAATGAGCGCAAAACCCAAAAATATTAAGTGAAATCAagaatagaaaacagtatttGCCATTGATAATGTATTTACATGTTCCCTGGCAAAGATCCCAAAGAGTGCCATTACTTGGAGTAATCTCTGAACGGTTTCAAAATGCCTACCTGTTGAATATCATATTGTCTGCAGCAAATAAATGTATCGGGAAGAGTGGAGTGGAAGATTAAATACATTTCTTTCAATGGGAAAATCACCCATAAAATAAATCTGAACACAGATGTAGGCTGCTATTACACATACTAATGCCTTGTTCAGGTACTATCGGAGTTCTCGGGAATTCCTAGTTCCGACTGGGAAGATTCACTTGAATGACCCTCCAAATAGGAAGTGGGAAATTAGAAAATGATGTGGCCAATCTTATTAGTTTAAGAATTGTTCAGACTTCAAAAGCACTTGAACACAATCATGTCGGAGTTACAACTTCCCATTTTCCCACGAGAATGTGAAGCCAGCATAATACAGCATTCAAGTGCTAGTCGGTACTAGGAAACTGACATTTCTGACCTGTTAACTGGTTGAACGCGTTAGAGTAGCCTAAGTATGTGACATGACCGTAATAATCATAATGGAAAGGCCTTGGAAgtgccataagtgtaagccagCATCATTCATTATTTTTACATTAACCTgtttaacatgtaatacatgcattatgaagaaactTGTGTgatttaggctccacgaaatatgaaattggttatgaagaaaatcgtgtactgttgcctacatgacaaaaaggcctTCTGGTTACAAGTGCgccagtatccaaagtattaagcgaaatcaagcacagaaaacagcattggcattaataaaaccaTTTTTCACACAAATTAAGTCGCATGTAAATGCGTTTTTTCTcaaattctgttcagcaagtctaaaacagtacatataggcatacaacgacacattttaaaacatgtttaAACAAAGGTAACATTGCTGTATATTCATaacgttgaattagccattaagaagaacagAAATGAAATATAAACTATCGTGTCTATATGGTTGTTGCAAAGGCTTGTGTGTAGCCTATTGGTTAAATCTGTGTCTTTTCTCACTAAATAAGccacacaaaaacacaaattGATTGTGAGACTGTGTTGaatatgtataaactgaaggtagaagcctaagtgttattgtttattcgtttactccaattgggggaggggtggtagggtttgcggggaataataaaggtatatttaccccaaaatatgggggattggaaattatgcagacaatttaCATTAATGGAAGcaatttttatttgacctttaactgacttgcctatttgacctttaactgacttgccgtcattgaaaattcttattttcaatgacggcctagtaacagtgggttaactgcctgttcagtgGGAGAACGAGAGATTTGTACCTTgtctgctcggggattcgaacttgcaacctttcggttactagtccaacgctctaaccactaggatacacAACCTGTCTgcattaaagctgatccaccccttaaaatAATATTTGATTAAAGCCCGACAACAATCTAAGCCAATCCCGTCTGTTTTGCCCAATAGTTGTGCACGTTTCGGTTGTtgttaaacaaccaacccgtcatCGAATCTAAAAAAAAACCAAAGCAAACTTTAATGCTGTTTGGTCTACAGACATATGATCACAGTGACTGAGGAAAATACTGAATTGACAATGTGTGAACACAGCCTGGCCATAGGGACCAGACCCTAAGTTCCCTAAGTTACCTATAAAAACCTGGTAGTGATCTGCGGTCACAGGCagacctggctgcccagagatgAGACTGTGGGCACTCTGCCCTGAGAGAAGTAGAAACAGAGCTGCAATCATTTTACACTGCAAGACATATATGCAGACATACAGGCAATTTTCTTCCCCAAATTTTAAAACATTGCTAAGATAAAGAAAATCCAATAACATCCTTATttcatttgttttttatttgatGCAATCATTTTTCACCCCTCATACTGGTTAAATTAGAGTAAGCTTTACTTTCAACAGTAATATTATTTCGTAAACGTACAACATTGAAATAAGCGGTGGGTAATCCATGTGAATCTTAAGTAGCAGTCTGTTCTCACTTTCTCTTTAAATATATGTGGAGAATCAGCAAAGAAGGGTACGTTTAGATAAATATTCTATGTGGATTACGATAATATAAGGGATTCAAAATTGGAAA
Proteins encoded:
- the LOC120019935 gene encoding repetitive proline-rich cell wall protein 2-like; amino-acid sequence: MGAPNKDPSHLPPFSSDLHLPPFSSDLHLPPFSSDLHLPPFSSDLHLPPFSSDLHLPPFSSDLHLPPFSSDLHLPPFSSDLHLPPFSSDLHLPPFSSDPSHLPPFSSDPSHLPPFSSDPSHLPPFSSDPSHLPPFSSDPSHLPPFSSLQTLHTYRPSLQTLHTYRPSLQTLHTYRPSLQTLHTYRPSLQTLHTYRPSLQTLHTYRPSLQTLHTYRPSLQTLHTYRPSLQTLHTYRPSLQTLHTYRPSLQTLHTYRPSLQTLHTYRPSLQTLHTYHPSLQTLNTYHPGQYTTETSYTPILNQAEPPKSPTTQETSYTPILNQVEPSISPTTQETSFTRIPNQVKPPITPTTQETSYTHTKPKKTGRKSCHL